A part of Capsicum annuum cultivar UCD-10X-F1 chromosome 6, UCD10Xv1.1, whole genome shotgun sequence genomic DNA contains:
- the LOC107874237 gene encoding uncharacterized protein LOC107874237, with protein sequence MEHIDVCFYYLRKKSKYDSNTSYKYSTVDCNFMNIINSVLAIYRIDDDSLNAGGKEYHLNEYKNGFRMYATVPWHTVDHIFIPINIKAKHHWVLAVISFNDRCIYVYDSLSSAGHDAGVLVEVEKLAEVIPICLVACKFYEKKGIDIATHPNYKSYDKMDLFDVYVVEDLPQQPSASLDCGLYMVTYAECLTFGDIVSPVDFDPDLIRTRYASILWNYGLNKEEENGQSNDEAPMKPPREISLTEDTEVHEI encoded by the exons ATGGAGCATATTGATGTATGCTTCTACTATCTGCGAAAGAAATCTAAGTATGATTCGAATACTTCATACAAGTACAGCACTGTAGACTGTAATTTCATGAATATTATAAATAGTGTGCTAGCTATATATAGAATTGATGATGATTCTCTTAATGCTGGTGGAAAGGAATACCATTTGAATGAGTACAAAAATGGATTCCGTATGTATGCTACAGTTCCTTGGCATACGGTTGATCATATTTTTATTCCTATCAACATTAAGGCTAAACATCATTGGGTTCTTGCGGTTATATCTTTTAATGATAGATGCATTTATGTATATGATTCTTTGTCGTCTGCTGGTCATGATGCTGGGGTACTTGTTGAAGTTGAAAAGTTAGCTGAGGTTATACCTATATGTCTTGTTGCATGTAAATTTTATGAGAAGAAAGGTATTGATATTGCTACTCATCCAAATTACAAATCCTATGACAAGATGGATCTATTTGATGTTTATGTGGTGGAGgatttgcctcaacaaccaaGTGCCAGTTT GGATTGCGGTTTATATATGGTGACATATGCCGAGTGTCTCACCTTTGGAGATATTGTTTCACCTGTTGATTTTGATCCAGATCTGATTCGTACGAGATATGCTTCTATTTTGTGGAATTATGGtttgaataaagaagaagagaatgGACAAAGTAATGATGAAGCGCCAATGAAACCTCCTCGTGAAATTAGTTTAACAGAAGACACGGAAGTTCATGAAATttga